A segment of the Deltaproteobacteria bacterium genome:
AGTGGCGGCGGAGAACCCAGTTCCCGAGTTCTCCCAGACCGTCCTCGGAGGAAACCTCGGACCAGGCCAAAACGGGTCGTTCGGGATCAGGACGGCGGCCTTGATGAGTGAACTGGATGCCCGTGGACAGAACACCGCCCTGGACGTCGTCAAAGACGTTGACCACCCGGCCGACCAGAAAAAAAACAAGGGGTTTGGTCTGGCTGGGCACTGTGAGGGCCAGGCGGATGAAGCAGTCGGTTCCCTTGCCGGGATTCCAGGCCTGCAGGACGTGCCGGTCGAATTCGAGATGGATTCCTCCGGCCGAGATGTCCTTGATCACGATGTCCGCCGTTCCCGGCTTGGATTTGGCCAGGGGCTGGGGCCAGGCATTGACGTCTCCTTCCAATCCATAGTCTGCACGTTGTTTGACCGGCCAGAGCATGATGCCCTGGATGAGGCGGGTTGGAGGATCGATGCGGAGGTGGCGACGTTTTTGGCCCAGATCGATGGCCATGGGCCTGGCCAGATCGACCAGGGGGAGGCCGATCCCCGAGGTCGGTGTCGTCAGGACTTCGGTGCTGAAGGTGTAGAACACCGGGTTCTGCTTGGTCAGTTGGATTTTGAAGTAGCAGGTCACCTGCCGTCCGATCCAGCGGTCGTCCGGTCTGACATTGGCGGGAAGTTCGAGTCGAAGGGCGGTTTCGGTCAGACCGGCCAGGGAGCAGTAGACGTGTCTCCGGCCACCGCTGCGCGAGTAGAAGGCCATTTCGATCCGGCTGCGGAGATTCATGGCCGTGCTCAGGATGTCGTTCATTTCTCCGGGGTCGACGATTCGGCCGAAGATCAAAGGGGTCTTTTTGAAGACGAACCGATTGAGCACGTAGGAGACGAGGCCGATGGCCACGATGGCCCCGACGACACCGCCAATGATGAGCAGGGTGGTCGAAGACAGATTCGAGCGGCCGAAATTCTGGCCGACATCGTCGAAGGGCGATCTGGCCTGGAGGAGCCAGAATTCAGCGATGGCCGAC
Coding sequences within it:
- a CDS encoding PilZ domain-containing protein translates to MNLFFAPDPAQLSAIAEFWLLQARSPFDDVGQNFGRSNLSSTTLLIIGGVVGAIVAIGLVSYVLNRFVFKKTPLIFGRIVDPGEMNDILSTAMNLRSRIEMAFYSRSGGRRHVYCSLAGLTETALRLELPANVRPDDRWIGRQVTCYFKIQLTKQNPVFYTFSTEVLTTPTSGIGLPLVDLARPMAIDLGQKRRHLRIDPPTRLIQGIMLWPVKQRADYGLEGDVNAWPQPLAKSKPGTADIVIKDISAGGIHLEFDRHVLQAWNPGKGTDCFIRLALTVPSQTKPLVFFLVGRVVNVFDDVQGGVLSTGIQFTHQGRRPDPERPVLAWSEVSSEDGLGELGNWVLRRHLELYREKGLT